From the genome of Cervus elaphus chromosome 7, mCerEla1.1, whole genome shotgun sequence:
tatatatgtaccatagctttcttatccattcatctgctgatggacatctaggttgcttccatgtcctggctattataaacagtgctgtgatgaacattggggtacacgtgtctttttcagttctggtttccttggtgggtatgcccaggagtggaattgctgggtcatatgttttCAGTATTCTTTTGCTACTAAAACTTCTTAGTACTTTGGGATTTTCCTGCATAAATAGCCCTGTTGCTGCTATGCCCTCTTCTGACGCTGATACCAATTCTGCTGATTCCCTCTGCCTACACATGACTTGAAGTTTTTGggtttgcaaattttttttttctagtttcatgAAGGTTTAGGTTGTGGAGCACctactcttattttttttaagcagatATTTAGGACTATTGCTGTTTCTACTTGTACCAGAAATGAGAACTGTGCCTACtatgtccatttaaaaatatttaaatttttacaaatacATCTGACAAGACTCTTTTTAGATACACTAATTTTAATGCTACAATGAGGCTAAAACTGAGGCCTGTTCTTTTGTAGTATTCACTAAATATCTGCTTTTATTCTTTATGAGTTGCTTTATAGGTTTAACTCAGCATCCTAAATATGCTTCTTAGTTCTATGTATCACATATATCACACTGACTCAGAATTTATCAcaaatttctgtccttaattatGTTGCAAGTGAATTTAATTCTagcatttctaattattttactcACCATAGATCATCCTTATATACTTTCAGATGATGAACTTGCTTCATTTAACCCATACAGTCTACTAGAGGAGCTTTACTAATGCCCTTGTTATCACTCCTTCTCAGAGCGATGGAGAACATTACCACAGTGAATGAGTTTCTCCTGCTGGAACTGACCTCCACTCAGGAGCTGCAGCCTGTTCTCTTTATGACCCTCCTGATTATATACATGATCGACCTGTTTGGAAACGGGTCCATATTAGTGGTTGTCATCTCGGAGCCAAGGCTCTACACCCCtatgtattttttcctgggaaatcttTCTTGTCTGGATATCTGCTATTCTTCAGTGACATTGCCCACACTAATGGCAAACCTCCTGTCTGCTCATAAGGCCATATCTTTCCTGGGCTGCATCACTCAGCTACACTTCTTCCACTTTTTGGGTGGCACTGAGTCCATCTTGCTGGCCATTATGGGTTTTGACCGATTTGTGGCCATCTGTTATCCACTTCGCTACACTGTTATCATGAATCTCAAGGTGTGTATTCTCCTGGCAACTGTGGCCTGGATCACCAGCTTCTTTTATGCTCTGACGCATTCTGTCATGACTGCACATCTGAACTTTTGCCACTCTTTGAAACTGAACTACTTCTTCTGCGATGTGAAGCCCCTCTTAGAGTTGGCTTGTGGTGACATTTGGCTCAATCAGTGGCTCATTTTTATTGTCACTGGCAGCTTAGCTATGGTACCATGCTTTCTCACTTTCCTCTCTTACTTGTATATCATCAGCTTCCTTCTGCTCAAGAACCGTACCTGCCGTGGGCTCCACAAGGCTCTGTCCACATGTGCTTCTCATTTCATGGTGGTATCTCTGTTTTATGGAACTGTGGGGCTCACCTACATTTCCCCAACCTCTGCCACCTCTGTGATACAGGAGCGGTATGTGGCTGTCATACACACGACTGTCACTTCACTGCTGAATCCACTGATATACACCCTTAGGAATAAAGAAGTGAAGTTGGCTTTGAAGAGAGTCTTtgggaggaaactgaagctgtcTGTCTAAAGAAAATCATTGACCACACAGGAATAAATAAAAACCGTGATTTTTATGACATTCGTTTTCTCATATCTAATAAATTGATACatttcttgaattcttttttcatttcaaaaatggtAAGGAGATGAGAGCCATCAAGGAtgatcattaatttttatttatttatgttaacaCCAAGAAATGTCTATAGTGTAGAATTAGGCTTTGAATAGAGCAAGGGTGTGATAAAGGTTTTTATTTGCTCTTCACataataaaattgttttgaaCTGAGTTTTCCTTCCTACTAACTAATCCTCTTTATGCATAgaagaatatattaaaagaataatctTGAGATTAGTATGCAGGCTTTACTTTCAAAGACAACTTCATTTGTGACAATTTATTCTCTCTAGGCAtggtttaatttaatttttttctggtaataagagcaattaaaaaaaaagtttcaccaTTATGGAATTTATGCATAACTAAAATGAATCAGATAACATATACATACAagtatatatacaagtatatattgtgtacaatatatacatacaagaTAATATAAACATACAAGTACAGCAGAAAATGGCAGGTGAAAAAGACATTCTAAATGTTAATTCAAGGTAAAATCTAGGATGAATAGAAAGCAAATTTCTAAAAGAGAAACCATATTATATTTGATCCTTGATAAATTACCAGAAAGGTATAACAGTCTAAGCGTAGTGGTCTGCAAGATACTAGTGATGtaatagttggagaagtcttgagactactggaagaataagactgaaatccagaggcaggagactgaaGCCCAAAACCtcagaacaccagagaactcctgactacgggaacattaagtaataagagatcatcgaaaagcctccatacctacactgaaaccgaccaccacccaagagccaataaattccacagcaagacataccacgcaaattctccagcaacgcaggaacatagccctgagtgtcaacatacaggctgcccaaagtcacacctaacacatagacccatctcaaaactcactactggacactccattacactccagagagaagaaatccagttccacgcaccagaacaccgatgcaagcttccctaaccaggaaacctcgacaagccaatcgtccaaccccacccactgggtaaaacctccacaacaaaaaggaaccacagaccatcagaatacagaaaggccactccaaacacagcaatctaaacaagatgaaaaggcagagaaatacccagtaGGTAAAGgatcatgaaaaatgcccaccaagtcaaataaaagaggaggagatagggaatctacctgaaaaataatttagaataatgataataaaaatgatccaaaatcttgaaaacaaaatggagttacagataaatagcctggagacaaagattgagaagatgcaagaaatgtttaacaaggacctagaagaaataaaaaagagtcaattaaaaatgaataatgcaataaatgagatcaaaaacactctggagggaaccaagagtagaataatggaggcagaaataggataagtgaggtagaagataaaatggtggaaataaatgaagcagagagaaaaaaaagaaaaaaggatcaaaagaaatgaggacaacctcagggacctctgggacaatgtgaaataccccaacattagaatcataggagtcccagaagaagaagacaaaaaggaaggccatgagaaaatactcgaggagataatagctcaaaacttccctaaaatggggaaggaaatagttacacaggtccaagaaacccagagagtcccaaacaggataaacccaaggcaaaacaccccaagacacatattaatcaaattaacaaagatcaaacacaaagaacaaatattaaaagcagcaagggagaaacaacaaataacacacaaagggattcccataaggataacagctggtCTAGCAATAGAAACTCTtgaggccagaagggaatggcaggacatacttaaagtaataaaggagaataacctacaacccagattactgtacccagcaagagtctcattcagatatgaaggagaattcaaaagctttacagacaagcaaaagctgagagaattcagcaccaccaaaccagctcttcaacaaatgctaaaggatcttctctagacaggaaacacagaaaggttgtatgaacatgaacccaaaacaataaagtaaatggcaaagggaccatacctatcaataattaccttaaatataaatgggttgaatgccccaaccaaaagacaaagactggctgaatggatacaaaaacaagacccctatatgtgctgtctacaagacccacctcaaaacaagggacacaaacagactgaaagtgaagggatggaaaaaagtTTTTCAcggaaacagagaccaaaagaaagcaggagtcgcaatactcatatcagataaaatagactttaaaataaaggctatgaaaagagacaaagcaggacactacataatgatcaaaggatcaatccaagaagaagatataacaattataaatatatatgcacccaacataggagcaccacaatatgtaaggcaaatgctaacgaggatgaaaggggaaattaacaataacacaataacagtgggagactttaataccccactcacacctatgtatagatcaactaaatagaaaattaacaaggaaacacaaactttaaatgacacaatggaccaactagacctaattgatatctataggacatttcaccccaaaacaatcaatttcacctttttctcaagtgcacagggagccttctccagaatagatcacatcctgggccataaatctagccttggtaaattcaaaaaaattgaaatcattccagtcatcttttctgaccacaagaTACTAGTGATGTAGAAATAATCATTAATGTTAGGATAAATGAAatcttctcaaatattttcttatgacTTCTTTTCAGAATATGCcagtacaggcatacctcagagatgcTGCGGGTTTGTTTCCAGCCCTAAAGCAGATGtggcaataaagcaagtcatatgAATACTTTTTTCCCCAGTGCATATGTTCATACCATAGTGTGTAATCTATTAAATATACAATAGAATTATGTCTAAAAACAAAGTATGTACCTTCattaaaaacactttattgctGAAAAATCCTCACCATCATCTGGACCTTTAGTGAGCTGTAGTAtagcatcaaagatcactgatcgcAGATAatcataacaaatataaaaaccctggaaaattttgaaatattatgaGAATTACCAAATGTGACAGGAGATTCAAAGTGGGCAAATGCTGTTTGGAAAATTGTGCTGACAGGCTTGCTCAATGCTGGGCTGCCACAgatcttcaatttgtaaaaaaaaaaaaaaaaagcacagtatcTGTGGACTGCAGTAAACTGAAATACAATAAATCAAGGTATGCTTGTACCTCAAGgagaaaaatggttaaaaaatgcTGGACCCTCCTTTCTGCACTGCCCTACTCTTCCAGATCTTAGTCTTGCAAATCCTCACTGCCTGGTTAGCTCTCTGACTCCTTCAAAAGgatttttaatatgttgactGACTTTCAGGTCTCCTCTTGAAGGTTTGTGTAAAACTGTTGCCAAAAGTGTAAATTTAGCTGAAGCTTTTGGATCTGGTTTTTGAAGTGAggtgatttctttctttgtaaaccAACTGAGATTTGCAGTTGTAGATCTGTTCTCACAGCTTTAATAACAGACTATTTCCTTCAAATACACAGAGTTTCTCTCTACATCATCACTTTCTTCCTGAAATAATTCTACCAAATGTGGCTTACTCCTTTGATTCTTTGAGTCCATGCTGACTACTCCTAGAAACCAAATCAGGTCAAGAAAAATTCCTACTGCTGACTGATTAATATTTTAGCTTATGCAACTTACTTAACAAAGGGAAATTCAGCAGCTTTTCCTTAGCTTTGCAGCAGTGGGCTTCCCTTCTTAACATCTTCCTACCCCCTTGTTTTATCTTCATTGTTTTCtaagcatttatttctattttattgttctGGGATTCAGactcttcttaatttttttaaaataaagtttggaTTTATTCTTCTATCATTTCATTTAGGAAAATTTTTAGAAGATAAGAAGGGAACACTGACTTAATCTAACCATATTAACATTGGATGTTTTACTTGTAGATTTAGGTGATATCTAGAATAATCTTCATGGCTGAATTTCTGTGAATCTCTTCACCAAGAAAACTGGCTGAAATTTGTGGggcagaaaaatatatacataatgattagaataaaaatgtgaaatgccTAACATTGTCAATTGATTACAGTGGCTATGATGATATTTTACAGAAGATATAAAAggcaaaacttttaaatattatgcTATCTTAATATTTTGCTctgttgagtaatattctattgtgtatatgtaccacagctttattactcagccattaaaaataatacacttgaatcagttctaatgagatggatgaaactggagcccattatacagagtgaagtaagccagaaagataaacaccaatacagtattctaacacatatatatggaatttaaagagATGAtaatggtaaccctatatgcaagacagaaaaagagacacagatgtatagaacagacttttggactctgtgggagaaggcaagggtgggatgttctgagagaatagcattgaaacatgtatattatcaagtgtgaaacagatcaccagcccaggttggatgcatgagacaagtgctcagggctggtgcactgggaagaccc
Proteins encoded in this window:
- the LOC122697798 gene encoding olfactory receptor 12D3-like, whose product is MENITTVNEFLLLELTSTQELQPVLFMTLLIIYMIDLFGNGSILVVVISEPRLYTPMYFFLGNLSCLDICYSSVTLPTLMANLLSAHKAISFLGCITQLHFFHFLGGTESILLAIMGFDRFVAICYPLRYTVIMNLKVCILLATVAWITSFFYALTHSVMTAHLNFCHSLKLNYFFCDVKPLLELACGDIWLNQWLIFIVTGSLAMVPCFLTFLSYLYIISFLLLKNRTCRGLHKALSTCASHFMVVSLFYGTVGLTYISPTSATSVIQERYVAVIHTTVTSLLNPLIYTLRNKEVKLALKRVFGRKLKLSV